Proteins from a single region of Scatophagus argus isolate fScaArg1 chromosome 23, fScaArg1.pri, whole genome shotgun sequence:
- the actn3b gene encoding alpha-actinin-3b isoform X1, with translation MTTVETHMTYSNSYTIHHDEAYMTQEEDWDRDLLLDPAWEKQQRKTFTAWCNSHLRKAGTQIENIEEDFRNGLKLMLLLEVISGERLPKPDKGKMRFHKIANVNKALDFICSKGVKLVSIGAEEIVDGNVKMTLGMIWTIILRFAIQDISVEETSAKEGLLLWCQRKTAPYRNVNVQNFHISWKDGLALCALIHRHRPDLIDYSKLRKDDPIGNLNTAFDVAEKFLDIPKMLDAEDIVNTPKPDEKAIMTYVSCFYHAFAGAEQAETAANRICKVLAVNQENEKLMEEYEKLASELLEWIRRTIPWLENRAAEQTMRAMQQKLEDFRDYRRIHKPPRVQEKCQLEINFNTLQTKLRLSNRPAFMPSEGKMVSDIANAWKGLEQVEKGYEEWLLTEIRRLERLDHLAEKFKQKCTMHETWTAGKEDLLSQKDYESASLMEIRALMRKHEAFESDLAAHQDRVEQIAAIAQELNELDYHDAATVNARCQGICDQWDNLGTLTQKRRDALERVEKLWETIDQLYLEFAKRAAPFNNWMDGAMEDLQDMFIVHSIEEIQSLITAHDQFKATLPEADKERMATLGIHNEILKIAQTYGIKLSGVNPYTSLTPQDISTKWDTVKHFVPLRDQMLQEEVARQQANERLRRQFAAQANIIGPWIQTKMEEISHVSVDIAGSLEEQMNSLKQYEQNIINYKSNIDKLEGDHQLSQESLIFDNKHTNYTMEHIRVGWEQLLTTIARTINEVENQILTRDAKGISQEQLNEFRASFNHFDRKRNGMMDPDDFRACLISMGYDLGEVEFARIMTLVDPNNTGVVTFQAFIDFMTRETAETDTAEQVMASFKILASDKNYITVEELRRELPPEQAEYCITRMTRYIGADSPPGALDYISFSSALYGESDL, from the exons ACCTTCACAGCTTGGTGTAACTCCCACTTGAGGAAGGCCGGGACACAGATTGAGAACATTGAAGAGGATTTCAGAAATGGCCTCAAACttatgctgctgctggaggtcatATCAG GTGAGAGGCTGCCCAAACCTGACAAAGGCAAGATGCGTTTCCACAAGATCGCCAACGTGAACAAAGCCCTGGACTTCATCTGCAGCAAGGGGGTCAAACTGGTGTCTATTGGTGCTGAGG aaatTGTCGACGGTAATGTGAAGATGACTCTTGGTATGATCTGGACCATCATTCTGCGCTTCGCCATCCAGGATATCTCtgtggaag agaCTTCTGCTAAGGAGGGTCTGCTGCTGTGGTGCCAGAGAAAGACTGCCCCCTACAGGAACGTCAACGTGCAGAACTTCCACATCAG TTGGAAGGACGGCCTGGCTCTGTGCGCCCTCATCCACAGACACAGACCTGACCTCATTGACTACTCCAAACTGAGAAAG GATGACCCTATTGGAAACCTGAACACGGCCTTCGATGTGGCTGAGAAGTTCCTGGACATCCCCAAGATGCTTGACGCTGAAG ATATTGTGAACACACCCAAACCTGATGAGAAGGCCATCATGACCTACGTGTCCTGCTTCTACCACGCCTTCGCCGGTGCTGAACAG GCCGAGACGGCCGCCAACCGAATCTGCAAGGTGTTGGCCGTCAACCAGGAGAACGAGAAACTGATGGAGGAGTACGAGAAGCTGGCCAGCGAG CTGCTGGAGTGGATCCGCCGCACCATCCCCTGGCTGGAGAACCGCGCCGCTGAGCAGACCATGCGCGCCATGCAGCAGAAGCTGGAGGATTTCCGTGATTACCGCCGCATCCACAAGCCGCCCCGCGTGCAGGAGAAGTGCCAGCTGGAGATCAACTTCAACACCCTGCAGACCAAGCTGAGGCTCAGCAACAGGCCTGCCTTCATGCCGTCCGAGGGCAAGATGGTGTCG GATATTGCCAACGCCTGGAAGGGTCTGGAACAGGTGGAGAAGGGCTACGAGGAGTGGCTCCTGACTGAGATCCGCCGCCTGGAGAGACTCGATCACCTGGCTGAGAAGTTCAAGCAAAAGTGCACCATGCATGAGACCTGGACTGCAG GTAAGGAGGACCTGCTGTCTCAGAAGGACTACGAGTCCGCCTCTCTGATGGAGATCAGAGCCCTGATGAGGAAGCACGAGGCATTCGAGAGCGACCTTGCCGCTCACcaggacagagtggagcagatCGCCGCCATTGCTCAGGAGCTGAA TGAGCTGGACTACCACGACGCTGCCACAGTCAATGCCCGCTGCCAGGGCATCTGTGACCAGTGGGACAACCTGGGCACCCTCACCCAGAAGAGGAGGGACGCACTGGAG CGTGTGGAGAAGCTGTGGGAGACCATTGACCAGCTGTACCTGGAGTTTGCCAAGAGGGCGGCGCCCTTCAACAACTGGATGGACGGAGCCATGGAGGACCTGCAGGACATGTTCATCGTCCACAGCATTGAGGAGATCCAG AGTCTGATCACCGCTCATGACCAGTTCAAGGCCACTCTGCCCGAGGCCGACAAAGAGCGCATGGCCACTTTGGGCATCCACAACGAGATCCTGAAGATCGCCCAGACCTACGGCATCAAGCTGTCCGGAGTCAACCCTTACACCAGCCTCACCCCCCAGGACATCAGCACTAAGTGGGACACG GTGAAGCACTTTGTTCCCCTCAGAGACCAAATGCTTCAGGAGGAGGTGGCCAGACAACAGGCCAACGAGAGACTGAGGCGCCAGTTTGCTGCCCAGGCCAACATCATCGGACCCTGGATTCAAACCAAGATGGAG GAGATCAGCCATGTGTCTGTGGACATCGCCGGCTCCCTGGAGGAACAGATGAACAGCCTGAAGCAGTACGAGCAGAACATCATCAACTACAAATCCAACATCGACAAGCTGGAGGGAGACCACCAGCTCAGCCAGGAGTCCCTCATCTTTGACAACAAGCACACCAACTACACCATGGAG CACATCCGCGTGGGCTGGGAGCAGCTGCTCACCACCATCGCCAGAACCATCAACGAGGTGGAGAACCAGATCCTGACCCGCGACGCCAAGGGCATCAGCCAGGAACAGCTCAACGAGTTCAGGGCCTCCTTCAACCACTTCGACAGG AAGAGAAACGGCATGATGGACCCAGACGACTTCCGTGCCTGCCTCATCTCCATGGGTTACGATCTG GGTGAGGTGGAGTTTGCTCGCATCATGACCCTGGTGGACCCCAACAACACGGGCGTGGTCACCTTCCAGGCCTTCATTGACTTCATGACTCGCGAGACAGCTGAGACCGACACCGCAGAACAGGTCATGGCCTCCTTCAAGATTCTGGCCTCAGACAAG AACTACATCACAGTGGAGGAGCTGCGCAGGGAGCTGCCACCCGAGCAGGCCGAGTACTGCATCACCCGCATGACCAGGTACATCGGAGCAGACTCTCCTCCTGGTGCCCTGGACTACATCTCCTTCTCCAGCGCCCTCTATGGAGAGAGCGACTTATAA
- the actn3b gene encoding alpha-actinin-3b isoform X2, translated as MLLLEVISGERLPKPDKGKMRFHKIANVNKALDFICSKGVKLVSIGAEEIVDGNVKMTLGMIWTIILRFAIQDISVEETSAKEGLLLWCQRKTAPYRNVNVQNFHISWKDGLALCALIHRHRPDLIDYSKLRKDDPIGNLNTAFDVAEKFLDIPKMLDAEDIVNTPKPDEKAIMTYVSCFYHAFAGAEQAETAANRICKVLAVNQENEKLMEEYEKLASELLEWIRRTIPWLENRAAEQTMRAMQQKLEDFRDYRRIHKPPRVQEKCQLEINFNTLQTKLRLSNRPAFMPSEGKMVSDIANAWKGLEQVEKGYEEWLLTEIRRLERLDHLAEKFKQKCTMHETWTAGKEDLLSQKDYESASLMEIRALMRKHEAFESDLAAHQDRVEQIAAIAQELNELDYHDAATVNARCQGICDQWDNLGTLTQKRRDALERVEKLWETIDQLYLEFAKRAAPFNNWMDGAMEDLQDMFIVHSIEEIQSLITAHDQFKATLPEADKERMATLGIHNEILKIAQTYGIKLSGVNPYTSLTPQDISTKWDTVKHFVPLRDQMLQEEVARQQANERLRRQFAAQANIIGPWIQTKMEEISHVSVDIAGSLEEQMNSLKQYEQNIINYKSNIDKLEGDHQLSQESLIFDNKHTNYTMEHIRVGWEQLLTTIARTINEVENQILTRDAKGISQEQLNEFRASFNHFDRKRNGMMDPDDFRACLISMGYDLGEVEFARIMTLVDPNNTGVVTFQAFIDFMTRETAETDTAEQVMASFKILASDKNYITVEELRRELPPEQAEYCITRMTRYIGADSPPGALDYISFSSALYGESDL; from the exons atgctgctgctggaggtcatATCAG GTGAGAGGCTGCCCAAACCTGACAAAGGCAAGATGCGTTTCCACAAGATCGCCAACGTGAACAAAGCCCTGGACTTCATCTGCAGCAAGGGGGTCAAACTGGTGTCTATTGGTGCTGAGG aaatTGTCGACGGTAATGTGAAGATGACTCTTGGTATGATCTGGACCATCATTCTGCGCTTCGCCATCCAGGATATCTCtgtggaag agaCTTCTGCTAAGGAGGGTCTGCTGCTGTGGTGCCAGAGAAAGACTGCCCCCTACAGGAACGTCAACGTGCAGAACTTCCACATCAG TTGGAAGGACGGCCTGGCTCTGTGCGCCCTCATCCACAGACACAGACCTGACCTCATTGACTACTCCAAACTGAGAAAG GATGACCCTATTGGAAACCTGAACACGGCCTTCGATGTGGCTGAGAAGTTCCTGGACATCCCCAAGATGCTTGACGCTGAAG ATATTGTGAACACACCCAAACCTGATGAGAAGGCCATCATGACCTACGTGTCCTGCTTCTACCACGCCTTCGCCGGTGCTGAACAG GCCGAGACGGCCGCCAACCGAATCTGCAAGGTGTTGGCCGTCAACCAGGAGAACGAGAAACTGATGGAGGAGTACGAGAAGCTGGCCAGCGAG CTGCTGGAGTGGATCCGCCGCACCATCCCCTGGCTGGAGAACCGCGCCGCTGAGCAGACCATGCGCGCCATGCAGCAGAAGCTGGAGGATTTCCGTGATTACCGCCGCATCCACAAGCCGCCCCGCGTGCAGGAGAAGTGCCAGCTGGAGATCAACTTCAACACCCTGCAGACCAAGCTGAGGCTCAGCAACAGGCCTGCCTTCATGCCGTCCGAGGGCAAGATGGTGTCG GATATTGCCAACGCCTGGAAGGGTCTGGAACAGGTGGAGAAGGGCTACGAGGAGTGGCTCCTGACTGAGATCCGCCGCCTGGAGAGACTCGATCACCTGGCTGAGAAGTTCAAGCAAAAGTGCACCATGCATGAGACCTGGACTGCAG GTAAGGAGGACCTGCTGTCTCAGAAGGACTACGAGTCCGCCTCTCTGATGGAGATCAGAGCCCTGATGAGGAAGCACGAGGCATTCGAGAGCGACCTTGCCGCTCACcaggacagagtggagcagatCGCCGCCATTGCTCAGGAGCTGAA TGAGCTGGACTACCACGACGCTGCCACAGTCAATGCCCGCTGCCAGGGCATCTGTGACCAGTGGGACAACCTGGGCACCCTCACCCAGAAGAGGAGGGACGCACTGGAG CGTGTGGAGAAGCTGTGGGAGACCATTGACCAGCTGTACCTGGAGTTTGCCAAGAGGGCGGCGCCCTTCAACAACTGGATGGACGGAGCCATGGAGGACCTGCAGGACATGTTCATCGTCCACAGCATTGAGGAGATCCAG AGTCTGATCACCGCTCATGACCAGTTCAAGGCCACTCTGCCCGAGGCCGACAAAGAGCGCATGGCCACTTTGGGCATCCACAACGAGATCCTGAAGATCGCCCAGACCTACGGCATCAAGCTGTCCGGAGTCAACCCTTACACCAGCCTCACCCCCCAGGACATCAGCACTAAGTGGGACACG GTGAAGCACTTTGTTCCCCTCAGAGACCAAATGCTTCAGGAGGAGGTGGCCAGACAACAGGCCAACGAGAGACTGAGGCGCCAGTTTGCTGCCCAGGCCAACATCATCGGACCCTGGATTCAAACCAAGATGGAG GAGATCAGCCATGTGTCTGTGGACATCGCCGGCTCCCTGGAGGAACAGATGAACAGCCTGAAGCAGTACGAGCAGAACATCATCAACTACAAATCCAACATCGACAAGCTGGAGGGAGACCACCAGCTCAGCCAGGAGTCCCTCATCTTTGACAACAAGCACACCAACTACACCATGGAG CACATCCGCGTGGGCTGGGAGCAGCTGCTCACCACCATCGCCAGAACCATCAACGAGGTGGAGAACCAGATCCTGACCCGCGACGCCAAGGGCATCAGCCAGGAACAGCTCAACGAGTTCAGGGCCTCCTTCAACCACTTCGACAGG AAGAGAAACGGCATGATGGACCCAGACGACTTCCGTGCCTGCCTCATCTCCATGGGTTACGATCTG GGTGAGGTGGAGTTTGCTCGCATCATGACCCTGGTGGACCCCAACAACACGGGCGTGGTCACCTTCCAGGCCTTCATTGACTTCATGACTCGCGAGACAGCTGAGACCGACACCGCAGAACAGGTCATGGCCTCCTTCAAGATTCTGGCCTCAGACAAG AACTACATCACAGTGGAGGAGCTGCGCAGGGAGCTGCCACCCGAGCAGGCCGAGTACTGCATCACCCGCATGACCAGGTACATCGGAGCAGACTCTCCTCCTGGTGCCCTGGACTACATCTCCTTCTCCAGCGCCCTCTATGGAGAGAGCGACTTATAA